ACATTCAAAGCGGTCACGACGATCGTCTCGGCCGCGGTGGAGGAGCAGTATGGCTGAGGAGGTCCGGGGCCCGGACACGACGGCGCTCGACGAGGTGGTCACCTTCACCTCCGAGCTCATCCGCATCGACACCACCAACCGAGGCGGCGGGGACTGCCGTGAGCGGCCCGCCGCCGAGTACGTCGCCGAGCGCCTCGCCGCCGCCGGCATCGAACCCACCCTCCTGGAGCGGACCCCCGGCCGCACCAACGTGGTGGCGCGCATCCCCGGCACCGACCCCTCGGCCGAGGCCCTCCTCGTCCACGGACATCTGGACGTCGTGCCCGCCGACCCCGCCGAGTGGACCACCCACCCCTTCTCCGGAGAGATCCGCGACGGGGTCGTATGGGGCCGCGGCGCCGTCGACATGAAGAACATGGACGCGATGGTCCTGGCCGTCGTCCGCTCCTGGGCCCGGCAGGGCATCCGGCCGCGCCGCGACATCGTCCTCGCCTACACGGCCGACGAGGAGGCGAGCGCCGAGGACGGCTCCGGCTTCCTCGCCGACCGCCACGCCGCGCTCTTCGAGGGCTGCACGGAGGGCATCAGCGAGTCCGGGGCCTTCAGCTTCCACCCGCAGCCCGGCACCACGCTCTACCCGATCGCCGCCGGGGAGCGGGGCACCGCCTGGCTCAAGCTCACCGCCCACGGCCGCGCCGGCCACGGCTCCAAGGTCAACACGGCCAACGCCGTCACCCGGCTCGCCGAAGCCGTCGCCCGGATCGGCTCGCACGCCTGGCCCGTCCGGCTCACCGCCACCGTCCGCGCCGCCCTGGCCGAACTCGCCGCGCTGTACGCCCTCGACATCGACACCCACGCGCCCGACCTCGACGTGGACCTGCTCCTCGACAAGCTCGGACCCGCCGCCGCGCTCGTCGCGCCGACCGTCCGCAACAGCACGAACCCGACGATGCTCGACGCCGGCTACAAGGTCAACGTCATCCCGGGCCAGGCCGTCGCCCACATCGACGGGCGGACGCTGCCGGGCACCGAGGAGGAGTTCGCCGCGACCATGGACGAGCTGACCGGCCCGCACGTCGAGTGGGAGTTCCAGCACCGCGAGGTCGCCCTCGAAGCCCCCGTCGCGTCGCCGACCTTCGCGAAACTGCGGGCCGCCGTCGAGCGCTTCGACCCGGACGGGCACGTCGTGCCCTTCACCATGTCGGGCGGCACCGACGCCAAGCAGTTCTCCCGGCTCGGCATCACCGGCTACGGCTTCTCACCGCTCCGGCTGCCCCCGGACCTCGACTACGGAGCCCTGTTCCACGGCGTCGACGAACGCGTCCCCGTGGACGCGCTGCACTTCGGCGTCCGGGTGCTCGACCATTACCTGAAGTCGGCGTAGGACCGTCATCGTTCGCGTAACACCGTGACAGGGGGAGCAGGGATGAAAACGATCGCCGCCCACGGCAGCTGGCCGTCACCCGTCGACGCGGCGCTCGCCGCCGCCCACGACGGGCGGCCCGAGTACCCCGGCGTCGTCGGCGACGAGCTGTGGTGGACCGCGCCACGGCCCGCCGAGGGAGGTCGCCGCGCCCTCGTGCGACGGCGCGGCGACGGCGCCGAGGAGAGCCTGCTGCCCGCCCCGTGGAACGTCCGCAGCCGGGTGATCGAGTACGGCGGCCTGCCCTGGGCGGCCGTCCCGCGCCCGGCCGGCGGACCCCTCGCCGTCTTCTGTCACTTCCCGGACCAGCGGCTCTACGTGTACGAGCCCGACGCGGCCTCCGGCGCCGCGCCCAGGCCCCTGACCCCCGTCTCCTGGACCGGCGGCGGACTGCGCTGGGCGGACCCGGTCATCCACCCCGACCGGGGCGAGGTGTGGTGCGTCCTGGAGGAGTTCACCGGCCCGGCCCCGACCGACGTACGCCGGGCGCTCGTCGCCGTACCCCTCGACGGCTCCGCCGCCGACGACCGTGCGGCGGTACGCGAACTGTCCGACGGGCGCCACCGGTTCGTGACCGGACCCCGGCTCTCCCCGGACGGCCGCCGGGCGGCCTGGATCGGCTGGGACCACCCCCGGATGCCCTGGGACGGCACCGAGGTCCAGCTCGCCGAGGTCACCGCGGACGGCACCTTCCGACGGGCCCGAACGGTCGCGGGCGGACCCGCCGAGTCGATCCCGCAGGTCGACTGGGACGCGGCGGGGCGGCTGCTCCTCGTCAGCGACCGCACCGGCTGGTGGAACCTCTACCGGGCGGACGTCGACGCCGACGGCGGCCTCGGCGAACCGGCGGCGCTCTGCCCCCGCGCCGAGGAGTTCGGCGGACCGCTCTGGAAGATCGGGCTGAACTGGTTCACCCCCCTGGAGAACGGTCTGGTGGCCGTCGTCCACGGCAAGGGCACCACCGGGCTCGGCATCCTCGACCCCGACCGCGGCACACTCGCCGACGCCGTCGGTCCCTGGACCGAATGGGCCCCGACCCTCGCCGCCCACGGCAGCCGCGTGGTCGGCATCGCCGCCTCCCCGCACAGCTCCTACGAGCTGGTCGAACTCGACGCCCGCACGGGGCGGACCCGGGTCGTCGGCGCCGCCCACACCGACGTCGTCGACCCCGCCCACCACCCCGAACCCCGCGTCCGCACCTTCACCGGCCCCGGCGGGCGCGAGATCCACGCGCAGGTCTACCCGCCCCACCACCCCGGCTTCACCGGCCCCGAGGACGAACTCCCGCCCTACGTCATCTGGGCCCACGGCGGTCCCACCGGACGCGCGCCCCTCGTCCTCGACCTGGAGATCACCTACTTCACCTCGCGCGGCATCGGTGTCGCCGAGGTCAACTACGGCGGCTCCACCGGCTACGGCCGGGAGTACCGCGAGCGGCTGCGCGAGCAGTGGGGCGTCGTCGACGTCGAGGACTGCGCGGCCGTCGCCGCGGCGCTCGCCGCCGAGGGCACCGCCGACCCGGCCCGGCTCGCCGTCCGCGGCGGCAGCGCCGGCGGGTGGACGACCGCCGCCTCCCTCGTCTCCACCGACGTGTACGCCTGCGGCACGATCATCTACCCCATCCTCGACCTGCGGGGCTGGGCCACCGACGAGACCCATGACTTCGAGTCCCAGTACCTCCACGGCCTCATCGGATCCATCGACGACGTCCCCGCCCGCTACAAGGAGCGCTCGCCGATCGAGCACGTCGACCGCGTCACCGCCCCCTTCCTGCTGCTCCAGGGCCTCGACGACGTCATCTGCCCACCCGCCCAGGCCGATCGCTTCCTCACCCGCACCGCCGGCCGGGGTGTGCCGCACGCCTACCTCGCCTTCGAGGGGGAAGGCCACGGCTTCCGCAGGGCCGACACGATGGTCCGAGCCCTGGAGGCCGAACTCTCCCTGTACGCAAGGACGTTCGGCATCGTCCGGACGGACGTCCCCGAGCTGGAGTACCGCACATGACGGCGCCCGGGCCCGCCCTCCCCGCGCCGCCGCAGGGGCCGCACGTCCGACCGCTCACCCGGCCCGAGCGGCTGCGGCCCGGCGCCCGGGTCGCCGTCGTCGCCCCCGCGGGGCCCGTCCCCGAGGAGCGGCTGCTGGCGGGGCTCGACATCCTCCGCGGCTGGGACCTCGACCCCTTCGTCGCCCCACACGTCCTGGACACCCACCCGACCCTCGGCCACCTCGCGGGCACCGACCGGGCCAGGGCCCAGGACCTGACCGAGGCCTGGTGCGACCCCTCGGTCTCCGCCGTCCTCTGCGCGCGCGGCGGATTCGGCGCACAGCGCATGGTCGACCTCGTCGACTGGGCGGCGATCAGGGAGGCAGGACCCAAGGCGTTCGTCGGCTACAGCGACATCACCGCCCTGCACGAGGCGCTCGCCGTCCGGGCCGGCTACGCCACCCTGCACGGACCGATGGTGGCCGCGGGCACCTTCCTCTCCGACCCGCGCACCCAGGAGTCCCTGCGGGCCACGCTGTTCGAGCCCGAGTCGGTCCGCACGCTCGGTCTGGACACGGCACGCACGATGGCCCCGGGCCGCGCCCGCGGTGTGACCCTCGGCGGCTGTGTCAGCCTCCTCGCCGCCGACCTCGCCACCCCGCACGCCCGCCCGTCGGCCCGCGGAGGCCTGCTGCTCCTGGAGGACGTGGGGGAGGAGCCGTACCGGCTCGACCGCATCCTCACCCAGCTCCTCCGCTCCCGCCGGCTCGACGGCGTCGAGGGCATCGCCCTCGGCTCCTGGGCGGAATGCGGTCCGTACGAGGAGATCCGGGCGGTCCTCACGGACCACCTCGGAGGCCTCGGCGTCCCGGTCGTGGAGGAGCTGGGCTTCGGCCACAGCGAAACGGCTCTGACCCTGCCGCTCGGCGTACCGGCCGTTCTGGACACGGAGAAGAACACCCTCACCCTGGACGTCCCGGCCCTGTGCTGAGGGGACGGGCGAGGAGCCCGCTCCGCGTCCCCGCGTCCCCGCGTCCCCGCGTCCCCGCGTCCCCGGCGACCCGGGGACGCCCGGCCTTCCCCTGATCCAGGGACGGGGGAACTAGACCGACACGACCCGGAGCGTCGCGTACCCCGGGCGGACGACCTCGTCGATCAGCCGCTGCCGCTCCGGCAGCGGCAGGAAGGCGGCCTCCAGCGCGGCGACCGTGAACTCCTCGAAGACCTCGGGACCGTAACCGAAGGCGTCCACCATGTGCTGGAACTCCTCGCTCATGGTGGTGCCGGAGACCAGCCGGTTGTCCGTGTTGAGCGTGATGCGGAAGCCCAGGCGGCGCAGCTCGTCGATCGGGTGCGAGGCGTAGTCCTTCGCGGCGCCCGTCTGGAGGTTGGACGTCGGGCAGACCTCCAGGGCGATCCGGTTGTCCCGGACGTACGAAGCGAGCCGGCCCAGCGTGCCGTCCTCGGCTATGTCGTCCGTGATCCGCACGCCGTGGCCGATCCGCTCGGTGCCGCAGACCTGCACGGCCTCGTGGATCGACTCCGCGCCGACGGCCTCGCCCGCGTGGATCGTGAAGTGGCAGTTCTCCCGCTTCAGGTGCTGGAAGGCGGGGAGGTGCCGGGCCGGCGGGTTGCCGATCTCGCCGCCGGCGATGTCGAAGCCGGCCACGCCCTTGTCCCGGTGCGCGACGGTGAGCCGCGCGATCTCCAGGGAGCGGTCCGTGTGGCGCATGCCCGTGAGGAGGGTGCGGACGGTGATGCGGCCGCCGGAGCGGAGCTCGCCCTCGCGGAAACCGTCGTTCACCGCCTCGACGACCTCGTCGAGTGTCAGACCGCCCTCCAGGTGCTGCTCGGGGGCGTAGCGGATCTCGGCGTAGACGACGCCGTCCGCCGCGAGGTCCTCGGCGCACTCGGCCGCGATGCGCGTGAGCGCCTCGCGGGTCTGCATCACCGCGCAGGTGTGGGCGAAGGTCTCCAGGTAGCGCTCCAGCGAACCGGAGTCGGCCGCGTCCCGGAACCAGACCGCGAGCGCGGCGGGGTCCTCGGTCGGCAGCGCGGTGTAGCCGCACTCCCGTGCCAGCTCGACGATGGTCGCGGCGCGCAGCCCACCGTCGAGGTGGTCGTGGAGGACGGCCTTGGGGGCCCGGCGGATCCACTCGGAGACGGTGGCGGCGGCAGGCGTGGCAGGGTTGTCAGACAAGTGCATGGCGGGGAAGTGTACGCCACGGGGCGGGGGGCCGCGGTGACGGGCCCGACGGGGGCGGGCGGCGAGGGCCTGGGCGGCGGTGACGCCGCCCAGGAGCGGGGCTGGGCCCTGTCCGGAGAGTCCGGCCCTAGTGCGACTGCAGCACGGGCAGGGCCGGTGCGCCCGTCGGGAGCATGTGCTTGGCCGCCAGGACCGGCGTCTCGCCGACCCGTACGACCTGGGTGACCAGCACGGCCGGGGTGTCCGCGGGCCGCCCCAGCTGGTCCCCGCGCCGCCGCCCGAGCAGCGTCGCCGTGATGCCGCTGTGCGCGGAGAGCGCCGTCTCCCGCGAGGCCCCGAGCAGGACCGAGAGCATGGAGACGGCCGGAGCGCGCGCGGCGCGTTCCTCCGTCGCCCGCAGGGCCCGGGCGAACTCCGGATGCACCCGGTCCAGCAGCTCGTCGGCCGCCGCCCACTCATGGCTCAGCGCCGCCGCCGTACCCTCCCCGGTCAGCACGGACTCCCAGAACCGCAGCTCCGCGCGGGCCGGGGCCAGCAGGTGCTGGGTGGTGAAGTCGGTGGGCTCCTCGACGGTCCGCAGCAGCGCCCGGACCCGCAGCGGCGTGCCCGCGCCGATCAGCTCCTCCAGTGGCTGGACGTGCTCGAACCCGCGCCGGGGCGGCCGGTCGTTGACCGTCCGGCCCACCCCGCGGCGCACGGTCAGCAGGCCGTCCTCCTGGAGCAGCAGCAGCGCCTCGCGCAGGGCGGGCCGGCTCACGCCCAGCTCGGCGGCGAGCTTCGGCTCGGAGGGGAGCGTCGAGCCCGGCGGGTAGGTGCCGTCGTGGACGGCGTCCGCGATCCGCTCGTAGAGGGCCACGACCGGTCGCCGCCGCTGTCCGCTGACCGCCACGGCCGCTCCTCGTCTCGATTCCGGTCGGTCCCGGTGGGTCTCGTACCCCTGGTTCCGACGGTGTCCGGCACCACGGTAGTCGGCTCACGTTGTCTGACAAGTCACCCGTACGGCTCCTCTCGCCGTCACGGTGAGGCTCCGCTCACCCCATTCTGGTCCCACGGCTGTGGACGGGGTACGACCGACGGCACGACGGAGGAGAGGGCCTGGATGAGTCCCAACGAGACGTCACGGACATCGGGCGGAGGCGGGTCCCGGTTCGGCGACGCCCTCACGCCGGGCCGGATCGGGACGGCCGCGCTCGCCGTCGTCACCCCGGTCCTCGTCTTCCAGAACACCCGGGAGATCGAGATCCGGCTCCTGGTGCCCGAGGTGTCCCCGCCGCTCCACCTCGCCCTGCTCGCGACCGCGCTCATCGCCGCCGCCCGCGGCTACGTCACGGCCCGGAGGCGGAAGTGAAGCGGCGCGCCGTGGTCGGCGCGGGCGCCGTCCTCGCTCTCGCGGCCGTCGCCGTCACCTCGACCGAGGAGGCCGCCGCGGGCGAGGACGGCACCCGTCCGGTGCCCGACTTCCTCGGCCGCGGCCTGTGGCGGGTCTTCACCCGGCTGGACCGTCGCACCCGGCTCGACGTCCACGACGTGAGCGGGCGGGACCGGCGGGTGATCTGGCCGCCGCGATGGCGGGTCGTCACGCAGTACCCGGCGGCGGGCACCGGCCTCGACCGTCGCACCACCGTCATGATCGGGGTCGTACGGAAGGGGGAGAGCTGCCCGCCCCGGGTGCGCACGGCGCGACGCTGAGCGCCCGGCTCCCGCCGAGGACGACGCGTCCGCTCAGCGCTTGCGGTTGATCTTCATCGTGTCGAGGTCGGTCACCGTCGACCGCAGCGTCTTGTACCCGTGGCCGAGCTCGCCGAGCGCGGTCTCCACCCGCTCCTCCGCGAGCGCGCCCGCCATCTCGTCGCCGTCCTCGGCGTCGGACACGACGACCAGGCGGTACGAGAACTGCCTCAGCGTCCGGTCGTAGGACAGCGAGCCCTCCTCCGTGAACCGCATCGCGGTCAGTCCGTGCGCGTCCACCTCGGCGAGCAGCCGCGCCCGGCTCTCCTCCGACAGACCGTCGAACGTGCCGCGCACGATGACCCGGTAGGTGTGCTGCGTGCCCATTCCTCGTACTCCCTGTGCCCTGGCTCTCCGGCCGCCCGACGGCGTGCCGACCCGCCAGCCTACGGCGGCGGCCGTCCGGTCCGCCGGGAATTTCCGGCCCCCCGGGCCCTCGCCGGGGACACCCCCCCCGGCCGCCTCCACGCCTCGGCACCCGTCGCCCCCACGCCTCCGCACCGGTCGAAGCCCGACTCCGAGAACCCCTGGTCAGGAAGGCCCCCAGGCGTGTTCCATGGGGCGATGACGACCGTACGACGTGCCGTACTGACGCTGCCCGCCGCCCCCTTGGGCCCGGACAACCCCCTTCCCGCACTGCGGGCCCCCGTCGGCGCCGGGGCCCACGCGGTCGACCCGCGGACCCTCGCCGGCCTCCCGCGCGACATGGCGCGGGGCATCGGCCGCGACCCGCTGCGCAGCCTGCTCCCCGCCCCCGTGCGCGACGGCTACGGCCGCGAGCGCGCGACCGCGGACCTCGACACGATCGTGATCGAGAACGACCTGCTCCGGGTGACCGTGCTGCCCGGCCTCGGCGGCCGTGTCCACTCCCTCCACCACAAGCCCACCGGACGCGAACTCCTTTACCGCAACCCGGTGTTCCAGCCGGCCGCGTTCGCCCTCAACGGCGCCTGGTTCTCCGGCGGCGTCGAGTGGAACATCGGCGCCACCGGCCACACCACCCTCTCCTGCGCGCCCCTCCACGCGGCCGTCGTCCGGGCGCCCGACGGCGGACCGATGCTCCGGCTCTGGGAGTGGGAGCGCCTGCGCGACCTGCCCTTCCAGGTCGACCTCTGGCTCCCGGAGGACTCCGAGTTCCTGTACGCCGGGGTCCGGATACGCAACCCGCACGAGCGCACCGCCCCCGTCTACTGGTGGTCCAACATCGCCGTCCCCGAGGACCGCCGCGTCCTCGCGCCCGCCGACACCGCCTGGCACCACGGGTACGAGCGCGGCCTGAGCCGGGTCCCCGTGCCGGTCACCGAGGACGGCACCGACCGCACGTACCCGCTGCGCAGCACGCACGCCGCGGACTGGTTCTACGACCTCCCCGAGGGGCAGCGCCGCTGGATCGCCGCCCTCGACGCGGACGGCACCGGACTCGTCCAGACCTCCACCGACCCACTGCGCGGCCGCAAGCTCTTCGTGTGGGGGACCGGGCGCGGCGGCCGGCGCTGGCAGGAGTGGTTGACGGAACCCGGCACCCCCGGCTACGCCGAGATCCAGGCCGGCCTCGCCCGCACCCAGCTGGAACACCTGGAGCTCGCGGGCGGCGCGGAGTTCAGCTGGCTGGAGGCGTACGGACCGGTCGCCGCCGATCCCGTGACGGCCCTCGGCGACGACTGGACCGCCGCCCGTGCCGACGTCGAGCGCAGCCTGTCCGGCGCCCTGCCCCGGGCCGCCGTCGACGCCGCGTACACGGCATGGCGGGAGGGGGCGGCCGACCTCGCCCCGGAGGAGGTCCTCGCCGCCGGATCCGGCTGGGGCGCGCTCGAAGTCCTGCGCGGGGGATACGACCTGCCCGGTACGCCGTTCCCGGAGTCGACGCTCGGCCCCGAGCAGGAGCCCTGGCGGGAACTGCTCCGCACCGGCGTCCTGCCGCCCCCGGCGGAGGGTGCGGCACCGCTGATCGCGCCGCTGGTCGCGTCCCCCTGGCGGGACATGCTGGAGACCGCGCCGGCCGACCCCACCACCGAGTACCAGCTCGGCATCGCCCAGTGGCACGCCGGTGACCGCGCCCAGGCGGTACGGAGCTGGGAGCGGGGACTCAAGGCGGCGACGACGCGCTGGCCCCTGCTGTACTGCCTGGCCGTCGCCGACCGGGAGGACGGCCACCCGGAACGAGCCGCCGAGCACTTCGCGGAGGCGTTCGCCGACCACGAGGCGCAGGACGCGTTCGCCGGGCACGAGGCGAAGGAGGGCGCCGCGGATCGCGAGGGCGCGCGGGCGGTGGTCGCCGCCGCCCTCGGGCGTGAGGCGTTCGACGCCTTCCTCGCCGTCCAGCGGCCCGACCTGGCCAGGGCCCTCTGGCACCGGCTGCCGGATGCCGCCCGGCGGCGCGGGGCCTTCCGGCTGCTCGAGGTCCGGCTGCTCCTCGCCGAGGGCCGGCCCGGCGAGGCGCGGGCCGTCTTCGACGCGGGGTTCGAGGTCGCGGACCTGCGCGAGGGCGCCGAGATCCTGGGCGAGCTCTGGGACCGGACCACCCACGAACTCCTGCCGGACGCGTACGAGTTCCGGATGCGCCCGAGCTGAAGGCGGGGGCGGGCCGAAGGCGCGGTCGCTACCCTGGAGGGGCGGAGACCGTGGGGGACGGGAGGTCCGGGGATGGCGGCATGGGCGACACAGGAGTGCCGTTGCGGGCATCCGCGTTTCCGGCACGGGGAACCCCGGTTCTCGGGAGGCTGCGCCGCCTGCCTCTGCGGGTTCTTCGAGTTGCCCCCGGCTCCGGCACTCGCCGACGAACCGACCCCGCCCCCGGAGCGGGACCGCACGCCGCACCCCGGCTGCCCCCTCCAGGACCCGGACTGCCTCGGGTTCCACGACGTCTTCTGAGCGGGACCCGCACCGCCTCGGTCCCGGGCGCGGACCTGCGGGAGGGGGAGCGGACCGGAGCGGCACCGGCGCTGCCCCGGTGCCACGGAGCACGACCGATGTGAGGACCACGGATGATCACACGCGAGACGGGGCCGGCGGGCCGGTCCCTCCAGGGCGACACCTCGGAGCGCCCGTCGTGACCGCGCTCTCCCTCCGCGTCCTGAACCGGGCGCTCCTCGACCGGCAGTTCCTGCTCGCGCGCACCGACCGCACACCGCACGACGTGATCGGACGCCTGGTCGCCCTCCAGGCGCAGGAGCCCAACTGGCCCCACGTTGGACTGTGGACCAAAATCCACGGCTTCACCCAGGCCGATCTCACCGGGCTCGTCGAGGACCGGAAGGTCGTCCGGTCCGCCCTGCTCCGCAGTACCCAGCACCTCACCACGGCCGAGGACTCCGCCGCCTGCGGCCGCTGGTGCAGCCCGTGCTCGACCGCACCGCGAGCGCGTCGTACTTCACCCGGAACCGTGCCACCGTGCACGGCGCGGGCCTGGACGTGGCCTCCCTCGTGGCCGAGGGGCTCACCCTGCTCGGGGACCGGACACTGTCCCGCAGGGAACTGGCCCGGCTGCTCGCCGAACGCCATCCCGGTCACGACGGACGGATCCTGGCGGGCGAGGTCGAGCTGCGCACCCCTCTCGTCCACGATCCCGCCACCGGCTCCTGGGGCTCCTGGGGCAACCGGTCGGCCATCTCCGTCACGCCCGCCGAAGCCTGGCTGGGACGGCCGTTCGCCGCCACGGCCACCGGCGACGGAGAGGCGGCGAAGGAGGCAGGACGCCATGACGACCGGCACCAAGTTCGGTCCCCGCATCGGGGTCGCTCTCGGGATCGCCGAGTCGGATTGGAAGAAGCAGACGTTCAACCTGCAGAGGCTGATCGTGGGCAAGGACCTCGTCGACCCGCTCGACCCGAGGATCCTGCCCCAGCGCCCGGTCATGGAAATCCCCTTCCGGCCGCCGCCGCTCGCGGAAGGGCGCCGGACGCGCATTGCGCCGATCATGGGAAGGGGCACCCCCGCGCCGGCGGGTGCCCCTTCCGCCCGGGAGGCAGGAGGCACGGGAATGGCGCGCACGCGCGAGGTCTACGTCTACGACTACGCCGCCGACTTCGGGCTCAGCGCACTCGCCGGCACCCTGTGCGCCCGGTCGGCCCTCCGCCTCGACGGTCCGGTGGTCCTCGACATCGCCGCGTCCGAGGCGGAGGACGACGACCACCGGATCGGCGCGGACGTCCGGCTGCTCCTGGATTCCCCGCTGCCGGACGACGTGCTCCACACCGTGTGGCTGGCAGCCGTACGCCGCTGCTTCGACCCCGCCGAGGACGGCACCGACACCCGGACCTGGCTGGACGCGGTCGCGGAGCTGTGCCCCCCGCGCGCTCCGGAGCGCGACCCGTACGAGGTGCGGTCCCTGGACGCGGTACGGCCCGACGTCCCGGAGGAGGAGCTGCGGAAGGCCGTGGCCGCCGAGATCGATTCCGCCTCCGCCGGTATGGAGCTCCGCGTCGCCGTACCCGGCATCGTCCCCGCGCTCCTCCGCGTCGTGCGGGAGGCCGACGCCGACCTCGCGTTCCGGCTGTTCCTGAGGGCGCTCAAGGCCTACTCCGTGCCGGTCGGTGCGGACACGTACGACCGGCTGCTCGCCCTCGGCGACGGGCTGGCCTACCCTCCGGCCGCCGTCCACGAAGACCTGACCGTGCGCTGGCGCCCCCTCGACCCGGGCCGCCGCGACCTCGCGGACGGCCGGTTCGGACTGCCGGCGCTCGCGGCCGCTCTCCGCGGGACCGAATGGACCTACGGCGGCACCCCGCGCGAGCACATCCAGCGGGTCGCCGACGACATCCCGGGACACGCCCCGGGCACGTACGCCGCGGTGCTCCTCGACGACGCCTGGCGACTCCTCGACTCGGCCCTGCCCGGGGAGACGGTGGGCCTGCTCTGGCGGACCGCGGCCGGGCGCCCGCACGTCCTCGACGAGGAGGAGTTCGACGCCGACGGGCGGGCCTGGCTGGAGCAGGTCTCCCAGGTGTGCCACACCCACCTCGCGGAGGTCGATCCCGCCTACGCGCCCTTCCTCTCGCCCGCGAGGACCGATCTGACGGAGGCGGTGCTGCGGGAGGTCCGCGAGGCGGTCCACGCCGAAGCGGAGCAGGTACGCGGGGTGGCGCGGGTCCTGGAGGACGTGGTCACGGCCGTCGACCCGGACCTCGGGTTCCGTCTCCTCCTCCATCTCCTGGACACGTACGCGGTCCCCGTCGGCGAGGCCCGTCGCGACCGCTACCGGGCACTCGCCGCACGCCTCGGGCTCCGGGGGCTCGGCGGGCTCGACGGCGACCCCGGGTGACGGCGGTGACCGGGCCGGCCGGCCTCCTCGCGCGGCGGGGGATCACGCCGGCCCGGTCGGCGTCCTCGGGTGGAGGCGGGATCGCGCCGGGCCGGCCGGTGACCGGAACCGCGCCGAGCAGGGCGGGAGCGGCCCCGGCGACCTCGCGGGCTGAGCCGTGCCGCGGCGCTCCCGCCGGGCGTCAGGACACCCGGCACAGGATCTCGCCGTGCGGGACCATGAACCAGGCGTCCTCCCGCGTGCCCCACTCCCGCCAGGCGTCCGCGATCTCCGTGAGCTCCGCCCTCGTCGCGTGGCCGCCGGACACGGCCAGGTCGGCGTAGCCGGAGCCGGTCGTACGGTCCGCCCACAGGCCGCTCCACCAGGCGCGCTCCTCGGGCGTCGCGAAGCACCAGGTGCCGGCGGTCGTCGTGATGTCGGTGAAGCCGGCCTGCCGCGCCCAGGAGAACAGCCGCCGTCCCGCGTCCGGTTCGCCGCCGTTGGCCCGGGCGACGCGGTGGTACAGGTCCGACCAGCCGTCCAGGACGGGGTGTTCGGGATACCAGGCGAAGGCGCCGTAGTCGCTGTCGCGGGCCGCGACGACACCGCCGGGGCGGCACACCCGCCGCATCTCGCGCAGCGCCCGCACCGGGTCGCCGACGTGCTGGAGCACCTGGTGGGCGTGGACCACGTCGAAGGAGTCGTCGGGGAAGTCCAGGGCGTGGACGTCGGCGACGGCGAACTCGATGTTCTCCAGGCCGCGTTCGGCCGCCACGGTGCGGCCCCTGGTCAGGACCTCCTCGGCCGCGTCGACCGCGGTGACCCGGCCGGGGGAGACCAGGGCGGCCAGGTCGGCGCTGATGGTGCCGGGTCCGCAGCCCACGTCCAGGACGTCGAGCCCCGCGGAGAGCGCGGGCAGCAGGTAGGCCGCGGAGTTGGCGGCCGTCCGCCAGTTGTGCGAGCGCAGGACCGACTCGTGGTGGCCGTGGGTGTAGACGGCCGTCTCGTGGACCGTCTCGTCGGCGGCGGGGTGCGCGGAAGGGGTGGAGGCATGCGTCATCGGAG
This sequence is a window from Streptomyces sp. NBC_00691. Protein-coding genes within it:
- a CDS encoding M20/M25/M40 family metallo-hydrolase — encoded protein: MAEEVRGPDTTALDEVVTFTSELIRIDTTNRGGGDCRERPAAEYVAERLAAAGIEPTLLERTPGRTNVVARIPGTDPSAEALLVHGHLDVVPADPAEWTTHPFSGEIRDGVVWGRGAVDMKNMDAMVLAVVRSWARQGIRPRRDIVLAYTADEEASAEDGSGFLADRHAALFEGCTEGISESGAFSFHPQPGTTLYPIAAGERGTAWLKLTAHGRAGHGSKVNTANAVTRLAEAVARIGSHAWPVRLTATVRAALAELAALYALDIDTHAPDLDVDLLLDKLGPAAALVAPTVRNSTNPTMLDAGYKVNVIPGQAVAHIDGRTLPGTEEEFAATMDELTGPHVEWEFQHREVALEAPVASPTFAKLRAAVERFDPDGHVVPFTMSGGTDAKQFSRLGITGYGFSPLRLPPDLDYGALFHGVDERVPVDALHFGVRVLDHYLKSA
- a CDS encoding S9 family peptidase, which translates into the protein MKTIAAHGSWPSPVDAALAAAHDGRPEYPGVVGDELWWTAPRPAEGGRRALVRRRGDGAEESLLPAPWNVRSRVIEYGGLPWAAVPRPAGGPLAVFCHFPDQRLYVYEPDAASGAAPRPLTPVSWTGGGLRWADPVIHPDRGEVWCVLEEFTGPAPTDVRRALVAVPLDGSAADDRAAVRELSDGRHRFVTGPRLSPDGRRAAWIGWDHPRMPWDGTEVQLAEVTADGTFRRARTVAGGPAESIPQVDWDAAGRLLLVSDRTGWWNLYRADVDADGGLGEPAALCPRAEEFGGPLWKIGLNWFTPLENGLVAVVHGKGTTGLGILDPDRGTLADAVGPWTEWAPTLAAHGSRVVGIAASPHSSYELVELDARTGRTRVVGAAHTDVVDPAHHPEPRVRTFTGPGGREIHAQVYPPHHPGFTGPEDELPPYVIWAHGGPTGRAPLVLDLEITYFTSRGIGVAEVNYGGSTGYGREYRERLREQWGVVDVEDCAAVAAALAAEGTADPARLAVRGGSAGGWTTAASLVSTDVYACGTIIYPILDLRGWATDETHDFESQYLHGLIGSIDDVPARYKERSPIEHVDRVTAPFLLLQGLDDVICPPAQADRFLTRTAGRGVPHAYLAFEGEGHGFRRADTMVRALEAELSLYARTFGIVRTDVPELEYRT
- a CDS encoding S66 peptidase family protein encodes the protein MTAPGPALPAPPQGPHVRPLTRPERLRPGARVAVVAPAGPVPEERLLAGLDILRGWDLDPFVAPHVLDTHPTLGHLAGTDRARAQDLTEAWCDPSVSAVLCARGGFGAQRMVDLVDWAAIREAGPKAFVGYSDITALHEALAVRAGYATLHGPMVAAGTFLSDPRTQESLRATLFEPESVRTLGLDTARTMAPGRARGVTLGGCVSLLAADLATPHARPSARGGLLLLEDVGEEPYRLDRILTQLLRSRRLDGVEGIALGSWAECGPYEEIRAVLTDHLGGLGVPVVEELGFGHSETALTLPLGVPAVLDTEKNTLTLDVPALC
- a CDS encoding adenosine deaminase — protein: MHLSDNPATPAAATVSEWIRRAPKAVLHDHLDGGLRAATIVELARECGYTALPTEDPAALAVWFRDAADSGSLERYLETFAHTCAVMQTREALTRIAAECAEDLAADGVVYAEIRYAPEQHLEGGLTLDEVVEAVNDGFREGELRSGGRITVRTLLTGMRHTDRSLEIARLTVAHRDKGVAGFDIAGGEIGNPPARHLPAFQHLKRENCHFTIHAGEAVGAESIHEAVQVCGTERIGHGVRITDDIAEDGTLGRLASYVRDNRIALEVCPTSNLQTGAAKDYASHPIDELRRLGFRITLNTDNRLVSGTTMSEEFQHMVDAFGYGPEVFEEFTVAALEAAFLPLPERQRLIDEVVRPGYATLRVVSV
- a CDS encoding GntR family transcriptional regulator; translation: MAVSGQRRRPVVALYERIADAVHDGTYPPGSTLPSEPKLAAELGVSRPALREALLLLQEDGLLTVRRGVGRTVNDRPPRRGFEHVQPLEELIGAGTPLRVRALLRTVEEPTDFTTQHLLAPARAELRFWESVLTGEGTAAALSHEWAAADELLDRVHPEFARALRATEERAARAPAVSMLSVLLGASRETALSAHSGITATLLGRRRGDQLGRPADTPAVLVTQVVRVGETPVLAAKHMLPTGAPALPVLQSH
- a CDS encoding DUF1049 domain-containing protein, whose product is MSPNETSRTSGGGGSRFGDALTPGRIGTAALAVVTPVLVFQNTREIEIRLLVPEVSPPLHLALLATALIAAARGYVTARRRK